The following are from one region of the Coffea eugenioides isolate CCC68of chromosome 2, Ceug_1.0, whole genome shotgun sequence genome:
- the LOC113759685 gene encoding zinc finger CCCH domain-containing protein 29-like has product MCFGSKSKPCPSDIDMDGKFQAKRGGVVGQNCSKLLELSATDDLAGFISEVEEKGCDVNELSFWYGRTIGTKKMGFEERTPILIASMYGSTKVLKYIVQSGKVDVNRAYGSDGVTALHCAAAGGSDSSVESVKLLLDTSADVNSLDANGNRSGDLIVSCVKSLSNSKRKAMEMLLKGIASEAVDVGEEQGNARAQSKEGVEKKEYPIDVSLPDINIGIYGSDEFRMYSFKVKPCSRAYSHDWTECPFVHPGENARRRDPRKYHYSCVPCPDFKKGTCAKGDACEYAHGVFESWLHPAQYRTRLCKDETGCSRKVCFFAHKPEELRPLYASTGSAMPSPKSVAVTSMDMATLSPLTLGSSSMLMPTTSTPPMSPSTACSSPLGTSMWQNKMNLTPPTLQLPGSRLKTALNARDLDLELELLGLESIRTQQQQRQQLIDEMAGLASPSHWNNNRIGDLKPTNLDDVFGSLDPSLLSHLQCLSPKVPASSSSQLQSPSGIQMRQNMNQLRASYPANVSSSPARKSSTLGFDSSAAVAAAVMNSRSAAFAKRSQSFIDRGAGSQRAGLSSFSNSQNMMASKVSDWGSPDGKLDWGFNGDDINKLRKSASFGFRNGNAAAAAAATKGMSPSVDEPDVSWVNSLVKDVPSTNAGLYSSEQKHGGFNDILPSWIDQLYIEQEQMVA; this is encoded by the coding sequence ATGTGCTTTGGTTCAAAGAGTAAGCCTTGCCCCTCGGATATCGATATGGATGGTAAATTTCAAGCAAAGAGAGGAGGAGTTGTGGGTCAAAATTGCTCAAAGTTGCTTGAATTGTCTGCCACAGACGATCTTGCTGGCTTCATATCTGAAGTAGAAGAAAAGGGCTGTGATGTAAATGAGTTGAGCTTTTGGTATGGTAGAACAATTGGTACAAAGAAGATGGGTTTCGAGGAGAGAACCCCTATCTTGATTGCTTCGATGTATGGGAGCACCAAAGTTTTGAAGTATATTGTTCAAAGCGGCAAGGTTGATGTCAACAGAGCATATGGCTCGGATGGGGTGACTGCCCTTCACTGTGCAGCAGCTGGAGGCTCAGACTCATCAGTTGAGTCTGTCAAGCTGCTGCTTGATACTTCGGCCGACGTTAATTCTCTTGATGCCAATGGAAATAGGTCTGGTGATCTGATTGTTTCTTGCGTCAAGTCCTTGAGCAATTCAAAGAGGAAAGCCATGGAGATGCTGCTGAAAGGCATTGCTTCTGAGGCTGTTGATGTAGGGGAAGAGCAAGGAAACGCAAGAGCTCAATCAAAAGAAGGGGTTGAAAAGAAAGAGTATCCAATTGATGTATCCCTGCCAGATATAAACATCGGTATATATGGGTCTGATGAGTTCAGAATGTACAGTTTCAAGGTGAAGCCTTGCTCGAGGGCTTATTCTCATGACTGGACTGAGTGCCCTTTTGTCCATCCTGGTGAGAATGCTAGGAGGCGGGATCCCAGGAAGTACCACTATAGCTGTGTCCCTTGCCCCGACTTCAAGAAGGGAACATGCGCAAAGGGTGATGCCTGTGAATATGCTCATGGGGTTTTTGAATCCTGGCTTCACCCTGCCCAATACAGAACCAGGCTTTGCAAGGATGAGACTGGTTGCTCCAGAAAAGTTTGCTTCTTTGCTCACAAGCCTGAAGAATTGCGACCCTTGTATGCTTCCACTGGTTCAGCTATGCCTTCACCTAAATCTGTTGCAGTTACTTCAATGGACATGGCCACTTTGAGCCCGCTGACTCTAGGTTCATCCTCGATGCTGATGCCAACTACTTCGACACCGCCCATGTCACCTTCCACAGCATGTTCGTCTCCCTTGGGAACAAGCATGTGGCAGAACAAGATGAACCTCACACCGCCTACACTGCAACTCCCAGGCAGCCGTCTAAAGACAGCTTTGAATGCAAGGGATCTGGATTTGGAACTGGAATTGCTTGGGTTGGAAAGTATCCGCACGCAACAGCAGCAGAGGCAGCAACTGATAGACGAGATGGCTGGTCTCGCTTCACCATCCCATTGGAATAACAATAGGATTGGGGACTTAAAGCCAACTAATCTTGACGATGTTTTTGGATCTCTCGATCCATCCTTGTTGTCTCATTTGCAGTGTCTCTCACCTAAAGTTCCTGCATCTTCGAGCTCCCAGTTACAATCTCCATCTGGGATTCAGATGCGCCAAAATATGAACCAGCTCCGAGCGAGCTATCCTGCAAACGTTTCCTCGTCGCCAGCGAGGAAGTCATCAACGTTGGGCTTTGACTCTTCTGCAGCAGTGGCTGCAGCAGTCATGAACTCAAGGTCAGCTGCTTTTGCAAAGCGTAGCCAGAGCTTTATTGACCGTGGTGCAGGAAGCCAACGAGCTGGTCTGTCTTCTTTTTCTAATTCCCAGAACATGATGGCCTCAAAGGTATCAGATTGGGGCTCTCCTGATGGAAAGTTGGACTGGGGATTCAATGGTGATGATATCAACAAGCTAAGAAAGTCTGCATCTTTTGGTTTTCGCAATGGTAATgctgcagcagcagcagcagcaacaaagGGGATGAGTCCAAGTGTAGATGAACCGGACGTTTCTTGGGTTAATTCCTTGGTGAAAGATGTTCCCTCTACGAATGCTGGGCTCTACAGTTCGGAGCAGAAGCATGGAGGGTTTAATGACATTTTGCCATCCTGGATCGATCAATTGTACATAGAGCAAGAGCAGATGGTGGCCTGA
- the LOC113763211 gene encoding probable 2-oxoglutarate-dependent dioxygenase At3g111800, giving the protein MNNSPKDWPEPIVRVQSLSESGLPVIPDRYIKPPDQRPSFSPATQASHVNIPLIDLGDLNGDHEKRTAITEQIFQASTEWGFFQVVNHGVCPQLMDRARQAWYGFFHQPMEVKQAYANSPKTYEGYGSRLGLEKGAILDWGDYYYLHYLPSSLKDQNKWPALPSDLRAVIDEYSAQVVKFCGALMKILSQNLGLGDEALQDAFGGENIGACLRVNFYPKCPQPELTLGLSSHSDPGGLTVLLADENVAGLQVRKNDMWTTVKPAPHAFIVNIGDQIQVLSNAKYKSVEHRVIVNSDRERISLAFFYNPKSDLLIEPAKELVTPETPALYPAMTFDQYRLYIRTRGPRGKSQLGESQSSPR; this is encoded by the exons ATGAATAATAGTCCGAAAGATTGGCCCGAACCAATAGTTCGCGTCCAATCTTTATCTGAAAGTGGCTTGCCAGTAATTCCAGATAGATACATCAAGCCCCCTGACCAAAGGCCCTCCTTCAGCCCCGCAACTCAAGCATCCCATGTTAACATTCCATTGATTGATCTGGGAGACTTGAATGGTGACCATGAAAAGCGTACAGCCATAACTGAACAAATTTTCCAGGCGAGCACGGAGTGGGGATTTTTCCAAGTGGTGAACCATGGGGTGTGCCCTCAGCTCATGGACCGTGCCAGACAAGCCTGGTATGGTTTCTTCCACCAGCCCATGGAAGTGAAGCAAGCTTATGCCAATTCCCCCAAGACCTACGAAGGGTACGGTAGCCGACTGGGGCTCGAAAAAGGCGCCATTCTTGACTGGGGTGACTATTACTATCTTCATTATCTCCCTTCCTCCTTGAAGGATCAAAACAAGTGGCCTGCACTTCCCTCCGATCTCAG GGCAGTGATTGATGAATATTCAGCTCAAGTGGTCAAGTTTTGCGGGGCGCTGATGAAGATTCTATCCCAAAACCTGGGATTGGGAGACGAAGCTCTACAAGATGCGTTCGGAGGAGAAAACATCGGAGCGTGTCTAAGAGTGAATTTCTACCCCAAGTGCCCGCAACCGGAGTTGACCCTTGGTCTCTCCTCTCACTCAGACCCTGGTGGCTTGACTGTGCTCTTGGCAGATGAGAATGTGGCCGGTCTTCAAGTCCGCAAGAATGACATGTGGACAACTGTTAAACCAGCTCCGCATGCTTTCATAGTCAATATCGGAGATCAAATTCAG GTGCTAAGCAACGCCAAGTACAAGAGCGTAGAGCATAGAGTGATTGTGAATTCGGACAGAGAGCGCATCTCGCTTGCCTTCTTCTATAACCCAAAGAGCGATTTGCTGATAGAACCGGCGAAGGAGCTTGTGACGCCAGAGACTCCAGCATTGTACCCAGCCATGACCTTCGACCAGTACAGACTATACATTAGGACAAGGGGTCCTCGGGGCAAATCACAGTTAGGGGAGTCTCAGAGTTCACCAAGATAG